One genomic region from Candidatus Beckwithbacteria bacterium encodes:
- the dnaG gene encoding DNA primase — translation MGDKEDVRSKLDIVDFIGQRIQLKPAGRNFKGLCPFHQEKSPSFFVSPERQMYKCFGCGKSGDVFSFYMEQEGVGFSEALRDLAQQAGVELTNFQPTQDFTHKQKLIEISLAAADFYHYLLTKHQIGKKALEYLQERGVTPTQIRDFKLGYAPDNWQALTDFLTKKKKFHLNDLEETGLTIKSDRGGYDRFRGRVMFPLYDHRGNLVAFSGRILPWTDDGKSGKYINSPETPIYHKSQMLFPLHMVKDAIRKANNVVIVEGELDVLASLRANIGYTVAVKGSALTDQQVKLLNRYCQTITLALDADSAGVAAAKRAITVAQAAEMNIKVVELSQGKDPDELVKTDPAAWRQVVKQAVGVYDFFLAQTQKNHDSLTIDGKQAISAEIVPLLSQIENRVIQDFYIKKLATLLQVEKEVIEQEIERYSKKKELGNTSNAQETTVAVKPRVMLLADELLALVLTFYDKIAIETIPIEDMNDSALTKILAKLLQDKPKDVVSFAKTLPAELQAQFDTSFLLELPNYSDKEVVNKIQELSSQLAKLSLRDRLSRL, via the coding sequence ATGGGAGATAAAGAAGACGTTCGTTCCAAGCTCGACATTGTGGACTTTATTGGTCAGCGCATTCAGCTCAAACCAGCTGGCCGTAACTTTAAAGGCCTGTGTCCTTTTCACCAAGAAAAATCACCTTCATTTTTTGTCTCGCCTGAGCGGCAGATGTACAAGTGTTTCGGCTGTGGTAAATCAGGAGATGTTTTCAGTTTTTATATGGAACAGGAAGGAGTAGGTTTTTCAGAAGCGCTGCGGGATCTGGCCCAGCAAGCTGGGGTAGAACTAACCAATTTTCAGCCAACCCAAGATTTTACTCATAAACAAAAGCTAATCGAAATTAGCCTAGCAGCAGCTGATTTTTACCACTATCTTTTAACTAAACACCAGATCGGCAAGAAAGCCTTGGAGTATTTGCAGGAACGAGGAGTAACCCCTACCCAGATTAGAGATTTTAAATTAGGTTATGCGCCGGATAATTGGCAAGCTTTAACTGACTTTTTAACTAAAAAGAAAAAATTTCATTTAAATGATCTTGAAGAAACAGGTCTAACTATCAAAAGTGACCGAGGTGGTTATGATCGGTTTCGAGGACGGGTCATGTTTCCACTGTATGACCACCGTGGTAATTTGGTGGCCTTTTCTGGTCGGATCTTGCCATGGACCGACGATGGCAAAAGCGGTAAATACATCAATAGTCCGGAAACCCCGATTTATCACAAAAGCCAGATGCTCTTTCCGTTGCACATGGTTAAAGATGCCATCCGTAAAGCTAATAACGTAGTGATTGTGGAAGGAGAACTAGATGTGTTAGCCAGTTTGCGGGCCAATATCGGCTACACCGTAGCAGTCAAAGGTTCAGCTCTAACAGACCAGCAAGTCAAACTTTTAAACCGTTACTGCCAAACGATTACTTTAGCTTTGGATGCCGATAGTGCCGGAGTAGCTGCTGCCAAACGGGCGATCACTGTAGCTCAAGCTGCGGAAATGAATATCAAAGTAGTAGAACTTTCTCAAGGTAAAGATCCGGATGAACTGGTTAAAACTGATCCAGCGGCTTGGCGCCAAGTAGTTAAACAAGCAGTTGGGGTTTATGACTTTTTCCTGGCTCAGACTCAAAAAAATCATGATTCACTGACCATTGATGGTAAACAGGCAATTTCAGCCGAAATAGTACCCCTGCTTTCTCAAATTGAAAACAGAGTAATTCAGGATTTTTATATTAAAAAACTGGCTACACTGCTGCAAGTAGAAAAAGAAGTGATTGAGCAAGAAATTGAACGTTATAGTAAAAAAAAGGAATTAGGAAATACGTCGAATGCTCAAGAAACTACTGTTGCAGTTAAGCCCAGAGTGATGTTGTTGGCAGATGAGCTTTTAGCTTTAGTTTTGACTTTTTACGACAAAATTGCTATAGAAACTATTCCTATCGAAGATATGAATGATTCAGCTTTAACTAAAATTTTAGCTAAACTGCTACAAGACAAACCCAAAGATGTAGTTAGTTTTGCTAAAACTTTACCGGCTGAGTTGCAAGCTCAATTTGATACCAGCTTTTTACTGGAACTGCCAAATTACAGTGATAAAGAAGTGGTAAACAAAATCCAAGAACTGAGTAGTCAGCTTGCAAAATTGAGTCTTCGTGATAGACTAAGCAGGTTG
- a CDS encoding 4-alpha-glucanotransferase — protein sequence MIKKTAKPSVLPPLWTQLYQGQKLAGLDLHSSTYLVSQQSWYGAGDLVHIRELIDKMAKVGLRVLQLTPLADSGPDEPCPYKGLSNFSLNPIYLDLSQVPFSDRVFDSLKMFGLVQAKRFASTHTINYQQVYVYKTRLLKAAFSRLTFNKNFNKFCTKVSKDVLAYALFKCLKEQFQTSWQDWPAQYKTGNVKAIIKNYPELKPKVKFYLFSQWILQKQWQSLSNYAAAKGIYLMLDKAIYPELDSTDVWANQHLFYLKKDGQAEFVSGCNSPKDPFGQQLWGHAVYRFDQKSEAVIDYFIKSVAFLNKFSQVIRLDHTLALIWKYYLIDPKTKKGKHQEALGYQLLQKLKATFPSTYFIAEDAGYVSKSEVDQPLQENGLPGMRCLQWYGRKRYRDITAYPDDCIAFINNHDTPTILDWWQNLSPKWKTYFKKQIKKHNTLHSKLRNQKEIMLAFTELVSQSVAQLVMFTLQDLLLDIRRYNEPGVENSTNWQLKSPTELKNIDLQSVKTIIQKTNRSIKTPLIKKVVFSPQLSELVRRHGGEEFRLQVATAKKITNLIITTNLPFKTDDAIGAWREKTFTIKTDAYLKIGQTYISWANWQIPKNTLKGNYEFAASITIGDKKIDLMEFGKNLKIEII from the coding sequence ATGATTAAAAAAACTGCCAAACCATCAGTTTTACCACCACTGTGGACCCAGCTGTATCAGGGTCAAAAATTAGCAGGTTTGGATCTGCATAGTTCTACTTATCTAGTTAGTCAACAATCATGGTATGGGGCTGGAGACCTAGTTCATATCAGGGAACTGATTGACAAAATGGCCAAGGTTGGCCTACGGGTTTTGCAGCTAACACCTCTAGCTGATTCTGGACCAGATGAACCTTGCCCCTATAAAGGACTGAGTAATTTTTCTTTAAACCCCATATATTTAGATCTTAGCCAAGTCCCTTTTAGTGATCGGGTCTTTGATAGTCTTAAAATGTTTGGGCTGGTTCAGGCAAAGCGTTTTGCTAGTACTCATACTATCAATTATCAACAAGTATATGTGTATAAAACCAGGCTATTAAAAGCTGCTTTTAGCCGTTTAACTTTTAATAAAAATTTCAATAAATTTTGTACAAAAGTCTCAAAGGATGTACTGGCTTACGCTTTGTTTAAATGTTTGAAAGAGCAATTTCAAACTTCTTGGCAAGATTGGCCAGCGCAGTATAAAACCGGGAATGTCAAAGCTATTATCAAAAACTATCCTGAGCTGAAACCAAAGGTCAAATTTTACCTGTTTAGCCAGTGGATTTTACAAAAACAATGGCAGTCCTTAAGTAATTATGCAGCCGCTAAAGGAATTTACCTGATGTTAGATAAAGCCATTTATCCGGAACTTGATAGTACTGACGTTTGGGCCAATCAGCATTTGTTTTATCTCAAAAAAGATGGCCAAGCCGAATTTGTCTCTGGTTGCAATAGCCCCAAAGATCCGTTTGGTCAGCAGTTGTGGGGTCATGCTGTCTACCGCTTTGATCAAAAAAGCGAAGCAGTCATTGATTATTTTATTAAAAGTGTGGCTTTCTTAAATAAGTTTAGTCAGGTTATTAGACTTGATCACACCCTAGCTTTAATCTGGAAATATTACCTGATTGATCCCAAAACCAAGAAAGGAAAGCATCAAGAAGCTTTGGGGTATCAATTATTGCAAAAACTTAAAGCTACTTTTCCTTCTACGTATTTTATTGCTGAAGACGCCGGCTATGTCAGCAAAAGTGAAGTTGATCAGCCTTTACAGGAAAATGGCCTACCAGGTATGCGTTGCCTACAATGGTACGGTCGTAAACGCTATCGAGACATTACTGCGTATCCTGATGACTGCATAGCTTTTATTAATAATCATGATACGCCAACTATTTTAGATTGGTGGCAAAACCTATCGCCTAAATGGAAAACATATTTCAAAAAACAAATCAAAAAACACAATACTCTGCATAGTAAGTTGCGGAATCAAAAAGAGATTATGTTGGCTTTTACCGAGCTGGTTAGTCAGAGTGTAGCGCAGCTTGTCATGTTTACGCTCCAAGATTTGCTTTTAGATATTCGCCGCTACAATGAACCAGGAGTGGAAAATAGCACCAACTGGCAACTCAAAAGCCCAACTGAACTTAAAAATATTGATTTACAAAGCGTAAAAACTATTATTCAAAAAACCAATCGTAGTATTAAAACTCCCCTTATTAAGAAAGTAGTATTTAGTCCTCAGTTATCAGAACTGGTGCGTCGCCACGGCGGAGAAGAATTTAGGCTTCAAGTTGCAACTGCCAAAAAAATTACAAATTTAATTATTACTACCAACCTACCTTTTAAAACTGATGATGCTATTGGAGCATGGAGAGAAAAAACTTTTACTATCAAAACTGATGCTTATCTTAAAATTGGTCAAACCTACATTAGTTGGGCTAATTGGCAGATTCCTAAAAATACTTTAAAAGGTAATTATGAGTTTGCTGCCAGTATTACCATTGGTGATAAAAAAATAGATTTAATGGAGTTTGGGAAGAATTTGAAGATTGAAATTATTTAA
- a CDS encoding HAD-IC family P-type ATPase, with protein MEKTALNKAWYTMAASVVTELLESNVEQGLSLTEVEKRQTQFGLNRLPSKKRISWLKLLLRQFSNPLVYILLVAGLVMLLVGHWTDTIVILAAVTINALFGFWQEYKTLNILDKLKGILVTKATVLRYGQKLEIDQAELVPGDMVFLQPGDKVPADGRLIESNNLSVSEAVLTGEWLAIDKHIKSLHQKDTMLGDRKNMVYTGSLVEAGTGMFIVTATGIHTETGKIAQLLEETETELSPLQTKLRHFAKTIGLLIGSLSLAIFVGGYLREGNLLEMFETSVAIAVGGIPEALPIVMTIILAIGMDRLLKKKGLIQKLSSVEILGSTSIICFDKTKTLTQGKMRLKTIVAEDKKLAAQVAMLTSDAYVENPRDSKSDWRLKGSPTDQVLLTAGQDFGLDIISLNKSHWEVAKLPFDSIYKFQASLRQVKRQRYIFVAGAPERLLPKSAEAKKWQKDINALASQGLRVVAVAIKKVSNRQDTLSVEDINNLEFIGLLAFEDRLRKGIAQAIKTALQAGLQPIIITGDFPQTAKAVAKAAGITVTDKQIITGQELDKLSPKKLADRLETLIIYARTEPRHKIQIVTAWQDKGKVVAMVGDGVNDSPALKKANIGIALGSGTEVAKAAADLVLLNDSFSIIVRAIRQGRITVDNIRKAIAYVLADSFTSIILVGFSKLVFAWPLPILPVQILWNNIVEDTLPNIAYAFEPGEKGVMYRQPDPKNTPLLTKEMKVIIFFTGIVNQFLALLVFWWLWQRLGFDLRYVRTVVFGSVCVNTAFAVFAYKNLRQNIWHIKLFSNPWLTGSAIIVVLAYAAAIYVPFLQTLLQTVALDIFGWMVIVGVSLISLANIEATKLLFIVNHKTDD; from the coding sequence AACTATTGGAAAGTAATGTTGAGCAAGGTTTGAGTTTAACTGAAGTTGAGAAACGCCAAACTCAATTTGGCCTGAATCGACTCCCCTCAAAAAAACGTATCTCTTGGCTAAAACTGTTACTACGTCAATTTAGCAATCCCCTTGTTTATATTTTGCTAGTGGCGGGCTTAGTAATGCTGCTGGTTGGACATTGGACTGATACGATTGTGATTTTAGCTGCAGTTACCATCAATGCCCTGTTTGGTTTTTGGCAAGAATACAAGACTCTCAATATTTTGGATAAGCTCAAAGGAATTTTAGTCACAAAAGCTACGGTTTTACGTTATGGTCAAAAACTAGAAATAGACCAAGCAGAGTTAGTCCCGGGAGATATGGTATTTTTACAACCTGGTGATAAAGTCCCAGCGGATGGTAGATTAATTGAAAGTAATAATCTTAGTGTTTCCGAAGCGGTTTTGACCGGTGAATGGCTAGCTATTGATAAACATATCAAGTCTTTACATCAAAAAGACACCATGTTGGGAGATCGTAAAAACATGGTTTATACCGGTTCTTTAGTTGAAGCTGGCACTGGAATGTTTATAGTTACTGCCACAGGTATCCATACTGAAACAGGCAAGATTGCCCAGCTTCTGGAAGAAACCGAAACCGAGCTTTCGCCGCTGCAAACAAAACTGCGTCATTTTGCCAAAACAATTGGTTTGCTCATTGGGAGTTTATCTTTAGCTATTTTTGTAGGTGGCTATTTGCGGGAAGGAAATTTGCTGGAAATGTTTGAAACCTCGGTAGCTATTGCAGTGGGTGGGATTCCGGAAGCTTTGCCAATTGTTATGACTATTATTTTGGCTATTGGCATGGATCGACTTCTGAAGAAAAAAGGCTTAATTCAAAAATTGTCTTCCGTAGAAATTTTAGGTTCCACCTCAATTATTTGTTTTGACAAAACCAAAACCTTAACTCAAGGCAAAATGCGGCTTAAAACTATTGTGGCAGAAGATAAAAAACTGGCTGCTCAAGTTGCTATGCTGACCTCTGATGCGTATGTAGAAAACCCCAGAGATTCAAAGTCCGACTGGCGCTTAAAAGGTTCGCCAACTGATCAGGTATTGTTAACTGCCGGTCAGGATTTTGGTCTAGATATTATCAGCCTCAACAAAAGTCATTGGGAAGTAGCTAAATTACCATTTGATTCCATTTATAAATTTCAAGCTAGTCTTCGTCAAGTTAAAAGACAAAGGTATATTTTTGTAGCTGGAGCACCTGAACGTCTACTACCCAAATCAGCTGAAGCCAAAAAATGGCAAAAAGATATTAATGCTTTAGCTAGTCAAGGTTTGCGAGTGGTAGCAGTGGCTATCAAAAAAGTAAGCAACAGACAAGATACACTTTCAGTTGAAGATATTAATAATCTGGAATTTATTGGCTTGCTAGCTTTTGAAGATAGATTACGCAAAGGCATTGCTCAAGCTATCAAAACCGCTCTACAAGCTGGCTTACAACCCATTATTATCACTGGTGATTTTCCTCAAACCGCCAAGGCAGTGGCTAAGGCAGCTGGAATTACAGTAACTGATAAACAAATTATTACCGGCCAAGAATTAGATAAGTTAAGCCCTAAAAAATTGGCTGACAGACTTGAAACTTTAATTATTTATGCTCGGACTGAGCCTAGACACAAAATCCAAATTGTGACGGCTTGGCAGGATAAAGGTAAAGTAGTAGCTATGGTTGGTGATGGAGTTAATGATTCACCGGCTTTAAAAAAAGCCAATATTGGGATTGCTTTAGGGTCTGGAACAGAGGTTGCTAAAGCTGCTGCTGATCTAGTGCTTTTAAACGATAGTTTTTCTATTATTGTCCGAGCTATCCGTCAGGGTCGGATTACCGTTGATAATATCCGCAAAGCGATTGCTTATGTGTTGGCTGACAGTTTTACCTCAATTATTTTAGTGGGTTTTTCTAAACTAGTTTTTGCCTGGCCGCTGCCAATTTTACCGGTGCAAATTTTGTGGAACAACATTGTTGAAGACACTTTGCCTAATATTGCTTATGCCTTTGAGCCTGGGGAAAAGGGAGTGATGTATCGTCAGCCTGACCCTAAAAACACCCCGCTTTTAACAAAAGAAATGAAAGTGATTATCTTTTTTACCGGAATTGTAAACCAGTTTTTAGCTCTACTGGTTTTTTGGTGGTTATGGCAACGCTTGGGTTTTGATTTAAGATACGTGCGAACGGTAGTATTTGGCTCAGTTTGTGTCAATACGGCTTTTGCGGTTTTTGCCTACAAAAATCTGCGTCAAAACATTTGGCATATTAAACTATTTTCAAATCCCTGGTTGACTGGATCAGCTATTATTGTTGTTTTAGCTTATGCAGCTGCTATCTATGTTCCATTTTTGCAAACTCTGCTCCAAACCGTGGCGTTAGATATCTTTGGTTGGATGGTTATTGTAGGAGTTAGTCTGATTAGCCTAGCCAATATTGAAGCCACTAAATTACTTTTTATTGTGAATCACAAAACAGATGATTAA